A genome region from Colwellia sp. Arc7-D includes the following:
- a CDS encoding spondin domain-containing protein, with protein sequence MKLIKTASAIALACSSSVLMAQTIDIQITNLTHAQHFTPRLVIAHDNTVDAFEPGVEATSALAWLAEAGVIDDAQNAASSGQNFEALLGPTDTDNSSNTWHRIDGLSAPSTTENYTFDTMDKTHLSILAMLIPTNDAFAGLDSIKIPTTPGTYTYMVNAYDAGTELNDELNSTRTDIVAQGGTPLGGYGAPGVAGAGASPVPLGVGGMGVAAKVGFAEDGSAIGANEVVDGTDGPVHIHRNVLGDTSLTDGASDLVSTEHRWLNPVARVTITIPAS encoded by the coding sequence ATGAAACTTATTAAAACTGCATCTGCTATTGCACTGGCCTGTTCAAGCTCGGTGCTAATGGCACAAACTATTGATATTCAAATTACCAACCTCACACATGCTCAACACTTTACGCCACGTTTAGTGATAGCGCATGACAATACAGTTGACGCTTTTGAACCTGGTGTTGAAGCAACATCTGCTTTAGCTTGGCTTGCCGAAGCTGGCGTGATTGATGATGCTCAAAATGCTGCATCTTCAGGGCAGAACTTTGAAGCGCTTTTAGGCCCAACTGATACTGATAATAGTTCAAATACTTGGCATCGTATTGATGGTTTAAGCGCACCATCAACCACTGAAAACTATACCTTTGATACCATGGATAAAACGCATCTTTCTATTTTAGCCATGTTAATACCAACCAATGATGCCTTCGCTGGCTTAGACAGCATTAAAATACCTACTACACCTGGCACTTATACTTATATGGTAAACGCCTATGACGCAGGTACAGAATTAAATGACGAATTAAATAGCACGCGAACAGATATTGTAGCGCAGGGCGGTACACCATTAGGTGGCTATGGCGCACCAGGTGTTGCGGGTGCAGGTGCATCTCCAGTGCCATTAGGTGTTGGTGGTATGGGTGTTGCGGCCAAGGTAGGTTTTGCAGAAGATGGTAGTGCCATTGGTGCTAACGAAGTGGTAGATGGTACAGACGGCCCAGTACATATTCATAGAAATGTTTTAGGTGATACCAGCCTTACTGATGGCGCTAGTGATTTAGTGTCAACTGAACACCGCTGGTTAAACCCTGTTGCACGCGTAACTATTACTATCCCAGCCTCTTAA
- a CDS encoding fructose-1,6-bisphosphatase, with protein sequence MKANDDIALRLLASEYPSIASVTDAISKLEGELDLPKGTEHFVSDLHGEYESFCHVIKNGSGSIAQLISQLFHKQLSADEQHQLTALVCYPEEVLSFNSEGSDQDAKCSMQSLVNLVLICRKYSQVYARSKILALLPDTFTKEIATLIYEPQSDMGLSESGHTTQDNLDTPSNNTISDNIISDNILTDNILTDIVSSDQTKAFTFAVAELIQKLAISKLHVVGDIYDRGPGAHHIMDMLMKYHSVDVQWGNHDILWMGAAAGSEACIATAIRIALRYTDLETLQSGYGINLLPLAALAVELYGDDPCEQFQPKVPEDQTLENNERGLLAQMQKAIAIIQLKLEGQIVKRRPQYQMDDRLLLDKIDHAAGTVSINKVSYALIDQHFPTISADDPYTLSKAEQVVIEQLKQAFLNSKHLQKHTRFLYSHGAMYHVSNDHLLFHGCVAMNDDGSFKSFKVAGEEFSGKAFVDRVDTLARQGYFAPDGSTEKTYGEDAMWYLWCGEQSPLFGKQRMATFERYFIADKAVHSEGRNAYYDLRNEAESAKKILHEFGVNSDDGRIVNGHVPVKVKKGESPIKADGKLLVIDGGFAKAYRGTTGIAGYTLVSNADALSLIAHKPFESIDSYIKRGPQVDFDIECIETMTPALKVKDCDEGIEINKSIVELKNLLNAYQSGQL encoded by the coding sequence TTGAAAGCCAATGATGACATAGCACTGCGATTACTCGCGAGTGAATACCCGTCAATAGCTTCTGTAACCGATGCAATAAGTAAACTCGAAGGTGAATTGGACCTGCCAAAAGGAACAGAGCATTTTGTTTCTGATTTACATGGCGAGTATGAGTCTTTTTGTCATGTTATTAAAAATGGCTCAGGTTCAATCGCCCAGTTAATTAGTCAATTGTTTCACAAGCAATTAAGTGCTGATGAGCAGCACCAATTAACGGCGTTAGTTTGTTACCCAGAAGAAGTACTTTCGTTTAATAGCGAAGGCAGTGACCAAGATGCAAAATGTTCAATGCAGTCACTGGTAAATTTGGTGCTAATTTGTCGTAAATATAGTCAAGTGTATGCGCGTTCAAAAATTCTAGCATTACTGCCTGATACCTTTACTAAAGAAATAGCAACGCTAATATACGAGCCACAATCGGACATGGGTTTGTCTGAGAGCGGCCATACGACTCAAGACAACTTAGATACTCCTTCAAACAATACTATCTCAGACAATATTATCTCAGACAATATTCTCACAGACAATATTCTCACAGACATTGTTAGCTCAGATCAGACTAAAGCATTTACTTTTGCCGTTGCAGAATTGATTCAAAAGCTAGCAATATCAAAGCTGCATGTTGTTGGTGATATTTATGACCGTGGTCCAGGTGCTCACCACATCATGGATATGCTAATGAAATATCATAGCGTTGACGTGCAATGGGGCAACCATGATATTTTATGGATGGGGGCTGCTGCAGGTAGTGAAGCATGTATTGCCACCGCGATTAGGATTGCGTTGCGCTATACCGACCTTGAAACACTACAAAGTGGTTATGGTATTAATTTACTGCCACTTGCTGCTCTTGCCGTTGAACTTTATGGTGATGACCCTTGTGAACAATTTCAGCCTAAAGTACCTGAAGATCAGACGTTAGAGAATAATGAACGTGGTTTATTAGCGCAAATGCAAAAAGCGATAGCGATAATACAATTGAAACTTGAAGGTCAAATCGTCAAAAGACGCCCGCAATATCAAATGGATGATCGTTTGTTACTCGACAAGATTGATCATGCTGCAGGTACGGTTAGTATTAACAAGGTTTCTTATGCATTAATTGATCAACATTTTCCTACCATTTCGGCTGATGACCCGTATACCCTGAGCAAAGCAGAACAAGTTGTTATTGAACAACTAAAACAGGCATTTTTGAATAGTAAGCATTTACAGAAGCATACACGTTTTCTTTATAGTCATGGTGCAATGTATCATGTTAGCAATGACCATTTGTTATTTCACGGCTGCGTAGCGATGAATGATGATGGTTCGTTTAAATCATTTAAGGTCGCAGGCGAAGAGTTTTCAGGAAAGGCATTTGTCGACAGAGTAGATACACTGGCAAGACAAGGCTACTTTGCACCTGATGGGTCAACAGAGAAAACTTATGGCGAAGATGCCATGTGGTACTTATGGTGTGGTGAACAATCGCCTTTATTTGGTAAACAAAGAATGGCGACCTTTGAGCGCTATTTTATTGCTGATAAAGCCGTACATTCAGAAGGTCGTAATGCTTATTATGACTTGCGTAACGAAGCAGAGTCAGCGAAAAAAATATTGCACGAATTTGGTGTTAACTCTGATGACGGACGCATTGTAAATGGCCATGTTCCCGTAAAGGTTAAAAAAGGCGAAAGTCCGATTAAAGCCGATGGTAAGCTATTAGTGATTGATGGTGGTTTTGCGAAGGCTTATCGTGGAACAACAGGTATTGCTGGTTATACGCTAGTGTCTAACGCTGATGCATTATCATTAATAGCGCACAAACCGTTTGAGTCGATTGATAGCTATATAAAGCGTGGTCCTCAGGTTGATTTTGATATCGAATGTATCGAGACTATGACTCCTGCACTTAAAGTTAAAGACTGTGATGAAGGCATTGAAATCAATAAGAGCATTGTTGAGCTGAAAAATTTACTCAATGCTTATCAAAGTGGACAGCTTTAA
- a CDS encoding response regulator transcription factor, producing the protein MDTILVVEDDQDIADLISLNLQEIGLTVEHCLSGEVALEKLANNQYDLVMLDVMLPGISGLDVCRQLREQKPEQVILMVTSRNSEIDRVLGLELGADDYMTKPFSVRELQARVRSQLRRVHLLSKISQQQIEKQSPEQYLTLGVLKIDCVSHLVTLNGNNVELTSTEFDLLFYLASHPDQVFSREQLLSSVWGYHHSGYEHTVNSHINRLRNKVETNATKPAIVQTVWGVGYKLCRHGVAA; encoded by the coding sequence ATGGATACCATTTTGGTAGTTGAAGATGATCAAGACATTGCAGATTTAATCAGCTTAAACCTGCAAGAAATTGGTTTAACCGTTGAGCATTGTTTATCTGGCGAAGTAGCGTTAGAGAAGCTAGCAAATAATCAATATGATCTTGTCATGCTTGATGTCATGTTGCCGGGCATATCAGGCTTAGATGTTTGTCGGCAATTACGTGAACAAAAACCCGAGCAAGTCATTCTAATGGTAACTTCAAGAAACAGTGAAATTGATCGTGTACTTGGCCTTGAGCTAGGCGCTGATGATTATATGACGAAGCCATTTAGTGTTCGTGAATTGCAAGCTAGAGTGCGCAGTCAATTGCGGAGAGTACATTTGTTATCAAAAATTAGCCAACAACAAATAGAAAAGCAATCGCCAGAACAGTATTTGACCTTAGGAGTACTGAAGATAGACTGTGTTTCTCATTTAGTTACATTAAATGGCAATAATGTTGAATTGACATCAACCGAATTTGACTTGCTTTTTTACTTAGCTTCTCACCCAGACCAAGTATTTTCTCGTGAACAATTACTAAGCTCAGTTTGGGGATATCACCATAGCGGTTACGAGCATACGGTAAATTCACACATTAATCGATTACGTAATAAAGTTGAAACTAATGCCACTAAACCTGCAATTGTACAAACTGTATGGGGTGTAGGATATAAACTTTGTCGTCATGGTGTTGCAGCGTGA
- a CDS encoding HAMP domain-containing sensor histidine kinase, which translates to MRLSLYHRLSLSLLVVFIVIISVFFVWAENLEQTTRYESEQNLHLSLAANLARDNPLLQEGAYDHQALKNLFHTLMVLGPAFEFYFIDPNGVILTHSITPSLIKRDRIDLKPLIQLTQNEISLPIYGDDPQHESREKIFSAAPVFNGSQLIGYLYVIVTGERYESAYNRVDSDRQAELSMVMLVGALVFLFIVMLGIFYYFTRPLRRLNHDIQLLKNAGFDKSSLKLTSWMPNSSNEVHQLGVAFEEMVNQLNEQLNLLQQSDVKRRELLADISHDLRTPLSSLQGYIEMIAHKGNELTAEVREKHINTVLKNTLQLKLLIDQIFELTHLEGGQVTLNFETFNLAELLYDIMAKFNLQTNAKHIDISVKPNSSYTQVYSDIAKLERVISNLLENAIRHTQERGKIELIIEELNENQCSLTISDNGTGIKAEELSYIFDTRYRASNAIQDKNKHTGLGLAITKKLLELLKSDIKVKSTLGKGTAFSFNLRRVIPIEEIK; encoded by the coding sequence GTGAGATTATCACTTTACCACAGACTATCGTTGTCACTGTTAGTGGTATTTATTGTCATTATTAGTGTGTTTTTTGTTTGGGCAGAAAATTTAGAGCAAACAACACGCTATGAGTCAGAACAAAACTTACATCTATCACTTGCCGCTAATTTAGCTCGTGATAACCCGCTGTTACAGGAAGGGGCTTATGACCATCAAGCCTTAAAAAACCTTTTTCACACCTTAATGGTATTAGGGCCCGCATTTGAATTTTATTTTATTGACCCTAATGGCGTTATTTTAACTCATTCAATTACACCGTCATTAATTAAACGCGATCGTATTGATCTAAAACCATTAATTCAGCTAACACAAAATGAGATCAGCTTACCTATTTATGGTGATGATCCACAGCATGAGAGCCGTGAAAAAATATTCTCAGCAGCCCCTGTTTTTAATGGTAGCCAGTTAATTGGCTATCTGTATGTTATTGTCACCGGAGAGCGTTATGAGTCTGCTTATAACCGTGTAGACTCTGACCGACAAGCTGAACTTTCTATGGTTATGCTGGTGGGAGCATTGGTATTTCTTTTCATTGTTATGCTGGGCATTTTTTACTACTTTACTCGACCACTTCGTCGCCTTAACCATGATATTCAGTTATTAAAAAATGCAGGCTTTGATAAATCATCGCTAAAGTTAACCTCGTGGATGCCTAATAGCAGTAATGAAGTACATCAATTGGGCGTGGCTTTTGAAGAAATGGTTAATCAACTCAATGAGCAATTAAACCTTTTACAACAAAGTGATGTGAAACGAAGAGAGTTGTTAGCTGATATTTCTCATGACTTACGAACCCCCTTGTCATCATTACAAGGTTATATTGAAATGATCGCCCATAAAGGCAATGAGTTAACGGCTGAGGTACGAGAAAAGCACATTAATACCGTACTAAAAAATACCCTACAGTTGAAGTTACTCATTGATCAAATATTTGAGCTTACACACCTTGAAGGTGGTCAAGTTACCTTAAACTTTGAAACATTTAATCTAGCCGAATTGCTCTACGATATTATGGCAAAGTTTAATTTGCAGACCAACGCAAAGCACATCGATATTTCAGTAAAACCCAACAGTTCTTATACTCAAGTTTATAGTGATATTGCTAAACTTGAACGAGTGATCAGTAATTTATTAGAAAACGCTATTCGCCATACTCAAGAGAGAGGAAAAATTGAGTTAATTATCGAAGAGTTAAATGAAAATCAATGTAGCCTTACAATTTCTGACAACGGAACGGGTATAAAAGCAGAAGAGCTATCGTATATTTTTGACACCCGTTATCGCGCAAGTAACGCCATACAAGATAAAAATAAACATACGGGCTTAGGGTTAGCTATTACTAAAAAGTTATTAGAATTATTGAAATCTGATATCAAAGTAAAAAGCACCTTAGGCAAAGGTACTGCGTTTTCGTTTAACTTAAGACGAGTAATACCAATAGAAGAAATTAAGTAA
- a CDS encoding spondin domain-containing protein encodes MNMNKLTLALLPLIAVLATGCGGDDGESGATGPAGSAGVDGTNGTDGTNGSDGTNGNLAVFTVQVTNLTYAQPFSPAAVVLHESGFNTFIDGEMASLGLEQLAEGGDPSGLISEALAATQYLDAVTTPGATSPKSIGAMSTLLVPLLDVDDLRISFTTMLVNTNDAFTGLNAADISNMTVGQTMSFMAPTWDAGTEANTETADTMPGPAAGAAGGGGASAGFNAERDDLFDSVHFHRGVITNENAADESKEGLSTSVLTEADRWDNPTARIVVTRTR; translated from the coding sequence ATGAATATGAACAAACTAACGTTAGCTTTGCTGCCTTTAATTGCAGTTTTAGCAACTGGTTGTGGTGGCGATGATGGCGAAAGCGGCGCTACAGGTCCTGCAGGTAGTGCTGGTGTTGATGGTACAAATGGTACCGATGGCACAAATGGCTCTGACGGCACTAATGGAAACCTTGCCGTTTTCACTGTACAGGTCACTAATTTAACTTATGCTCAACCATTTTCACCGGCGGCTGTAGTGTTACATGAGTCTGGTTTTAATACTTTTATCGATGGCGAAATGGCCAGTCTAGGTTTAGAACAGCTGGCAGAAGGTGGCGACCCATCAGGGTTAATATCAGAAGCTTTAGCTGCGACTCAGTATTTAGATGCTGTAACAACCCCTGGTGCTACATCGCCTAAATCTATCGGTGCAATGTCGACACTTTTAGTGCCGCTTTTAGATGTTGACGACTTACGCATTAGTTTTACCACTATGCTAGTTAATACTAACGACGCCTTTACGGGACTAAATGCTGCAGACATTAGTAATATGACAGTGGGTCAAACTATGAGCTTTATGGCACCGACTTGGGATGCTGGTACCGAAGCAAATACCGAAACAGCTGACACAATGCCAGGGCCAGCAGCCGGTGCGGCAGGCGGTGGTGGAGCCAGTGCAGGTTTTAATGCTGAACGTGATGATCTTTTTGATAGTGTTCATTTTCATCGTGGTGTTATTACTAACGAGAATGCAGCTGATGAGAGTAAAGAAGGTTTAAGTACCTCGGTACTTACCGAAGCTGATCGTTGGGACAATCCAACCGCGCGTATTGTTGTAACTCGAACACGATAA
- a CDS encoding M48 family metallopeptidase, whose product MKIKLAICLAIITLTGCTKSSTGRSQLMMMSADELNKMGSASFEEMKTKEKISQSPEINRYVQCVANAITVNVPKSAHDGAWEVVVFDSEQVNAFALPGGKIGVYTGILKVAENQDQLGAIIGHEVGHVIEQHSNERLSSSQVSQMGLSIVSVVLESQNVESRNMMMAGLGLGVQYGVLMPYGRSHESEADIVGQDLMAKSGFDPKGSIKLWQNMAKISAGSPPEFMSTHPSNETRIKQLTEHLPKSLPIFKKSTPPNCVKPTI is encoded by the coding sequence ATGAAAATTAAATTGGCGATATGTTTAGCAATAATCACCTTAACCGGTTGTACCAAATCTTCAACAGGTCGTTCGCAGTTAATGATGATGTCTGCAGACGAACTCAATAAAATGGGTAGCGCATCTTTTGAAGAAATGAAAACCAAAGAAAAAATAAGCCAGTCACCTGAAATCAACCGCTATGTGCAATGTGTTGCTAACGCTATTACTGTCAATGTACCAAAGTCTGCACATGACGGCGCGTGGGAAGTGGTGGTATTTGACTCCGAACAAGTTAATGCCTTTGCATTACCCGGTGGAAAAATTGGCGTTTATACTGGCATATTAAAAGTAGCTGAGAACCAAGATCAATTAGGCGCTATTATTGGTCATGAAGTGGGTCATGTTATTGAGCAACACTCGAACGAGCGTTTATCATCAAGTCAAGTGAGCCAAATGGGCCTTTCTATTGTCAGTGTAGTGCTTGAAAGCCAGAATGTAGAAAGTCGAAATATGATGATGGCAGGTTTAGGTTTAGGCGTGCAGTATGGGGTATTGATGCCATATGGTCGTAGCCATGAAAGTGAAGCAGATATTGTCGGCCAAGATTTAATGGCTAAATCTGGTTTCGATCCTAAAGGTAGTATTAAACTTTGGCAAAATATGGCTAAAATCTCAGCAGGTTCGCCACCTGAATTTATGTCGACTCATCCATCAAATGAAACGCGTATAAAGCAGTTAACTGAACATTTGCCGAAATCACTGCCTATTTTTAAAAAATCAACACCGCCTAATTGTGTTAAACCCACTATTTAG
- a CDS encoding Na+/H+ antiporter NhaC family protein: MTNNNSPIPASNSSNKSSSAPSLKSLIPFGAFLGIFLGTGIVLTLQGADFAFYQLPASIAIIPAILLAIYMGKETVNEQINQFIAGAGHQNIITMCIIYLLAGAFAAVAKATGSVDASVQLGLSLFPDYFLLPGLFLVAAFLATAMGTSMGTIAAIAPIALGFVESADIDASLIAGCIISGAIFGDNLSIISDTTIASTRSQGAQMKDKFRVNFKFAVPAALICLALLAANGVTISHVASQELDVIGFLPYIVILALALSGMNVFMVLIIGIVLAAVIGMLNNDYQLATWVSDINKGFASMQDIFILSLFIGGLSELIKRQGGLSALTASIERLTLKVSPHNKKRAAGIGIGALAFCCNFFTANNTVSIIVTGETAKGLAQDGELSPAHSASMLDIFACINQGLLPYGAQALLLGATLKISPLDVVANAYYPMILFFVASFAFWRITRK; encoded by the coding sequence ATGACCAACAATAATTCGCCAATACCAGCATCAAACTCATCAAACAAAAGCAGTTCAGCGCCTAGCTTGAAAAGCCTCATACCTTTTGGTGCTTTCCTGGGGATATTTCTTGGAACGGGTATAGTACTAACGCTCCAAGGGGCTGATTTTGCCTTTTACCAACTCCCCGCCAGTATTGCCATTATTCCAGCCATATTACTGGCTATTTATATGGGCAAAGAAACAGTCAACGAGCAAATCAATCAATTTATAGCGGGGGCTGGGCACCAAAATATTATAACCATGTGTATTATCTATTTGCTCGCTGGCGCATTTGCGGCGGTTGCTAAAGCAACAGGCAGTGTAGATGCTAGCGTACAATTAGGATTGTCACTTTTTCCTGATTATTTTCTCTTGCCTGGTTTATTTTTAGTCGCGGCATTTCTTGCTACAGCCATGGGAACCTCAATGGGCACCATTGCCGCTATTGCACCGATTGCCTTAGGATTTGTAGAGTCTGCCGATATTGATGCTAGCTTGATTGCCGGCTGTATTATCTCGGGTGCTATTTTTGGTGATAACTTATCGATAATTTCTGACACCACCATAGCGTCGACGCGAAGCCAAGGCGCGCAAATGAAAGATAAGTTTCGAGTTAATTTTAAATTCGCTGTTCCTGCCGCACTCATTTGTTTAGCACTACTCGCAGCTAATGGCGTTACAATAAGCCATGTAGCTAGCCAAGAACTCGACGTTATCGGTTTTTTGCCTTATATCGTTATTCTGGCACTGGCACTTTCAGGTATGAATGTCTTTATGGTGCTGATCATCGGAATAGTGTTGGCAGCCGTTATTGGCATGTTGAACAATGACTATCAATTAGCAACATGGGTAAGCGATATCAATAAAGGTTTTGCCAGCATGCAAGACATCTTTATTTTGTCGTTATTTATTGGCGGCTTAAGTGAGCTAATTAAACGCCAAGGCGGATTAAGTGCCCTAACAGCAAGTATTGAACGGTTAACCCTAAAGGTTAGTCCTCATAACAAAAAGCGTGCCGCAGGCATTGGTATAGGCGCTTTAGCTTTTTGTTGTAACTTTTTTACTGCCAATAATACCGTCTCTATTATTGTTACTGGTGAAACGGCTAAAGGCTTAGCACAAGATGGAGAGCTCAGCCCTGCTCACTCCGCCAGCATGTTAGATATTTTTGCTTGTATCAACCAAGGTTTATTACCCTATGGAGCACAAGCTTTGCTGCTTGGCGCGACTTTAAAAATATCCCCTTTAGACGTAGTGGCAAATGCCTACTACCCTATGATTTTATTTTTCGTGGCTAGTTTTGCTTTTTGGCGAATTACCAGAAAATAA
- the fbaA gene encoding class II fructose-bisphosphate aldolase → MTSIKNNIAPGVITGDEVQQLFAYAKANAFALPAVNVTGSNTINAVLETASEINSPAIIQFSGSGAAFYAGKGLNNDNLRASIAGAVAGAKHVHELAPLYGARVMTHTDHAARKWLPWIDGLLDAGEAYFKQHGKPLFTSHMIDLSEEPLEENIETCKRYLERMNRMGMTLEIELGITGGEEDGVDHSDVDSSRLYTQPEEVAYAYKELGEVSNKFTVAAAFGNVHGVYSPGNVELRPTILKDSQQYIQKKFATGEQPVDFVFHGGSGSSAADIKEAIGYGVIKMNVDTDLQWAFWNGVREYSAEKHAFLQSQIGNPDGEHKPNKGNYDPRVWLRHAEQSFKERLVLICKDLNNINSLG, encoded by the coding sequence ATGACATCGATAAAAAATAATATTGCCCCAGGTGTAATTACCGGCGACGAAGTTCAACAACTTTTTGCCTATGCAAAAGCCAATGCTTTTGCATTGCCAGCTGTAAATGTTACAGGAAGCAATACTATTAATGCTGTGTTAGAAACCGCTAGTGAAATTAACTCACCAGCCATCATTCAATTTTCTGGCAGTGGTGCAGCATTTTATGCTGGTAAAGGATTAAATAACGATAATTTACGTGCTTCTATTGCGGGTGCGGTAGCTGGTGCTAAGCATGTTCATGAATTAGCTCCACTTTATGGTGCACGTGTGATGACTCATACCGATCATGCCGCCAGAAAATGGTTGCCTTGGATTGATGGCTTGCTTGACGCAGGCGAAGCTTATTTTAAGCAACACGGTAAGCCGTTGTTTACTTCACACATGATTGATTTGTCTGAAGAGCCACTCGAAGAGAATATTGAAACGTGTAAGCGCTACCTTGAGCGCATGAACCGTATGGGCATGACGTTGGAAATAGAGTTAGGCATTACCGGTGGTGAAGAAGACGGAGTCGATCATTCTGACGTAGATAGCTCACGTTTATACACCCAACCTGAAGAAGTCGCTTATGCATACAAAGAATTAGGTGAAGTGAGTAACAAGTTTACTGTTGCGGCTGCCTTTGGCAATGTGCATGGTGTTTATAGTCCAGGTAACGTTGAATTACGTCCTACTATCTTAAAAGATTCACAACAATATATTCAGAAAAAATTTGCTACGGGTGAGCAACCGGTCGATTTTGTTTTTCATGGTGGCTCAGGCTCAAGTGCTGCAGACATTAAAGAGGCGATTGGTTACGGCGTAATAAAAATGAATGTCGATACTGATTTACAATGGGCATTTTGGAATGGTGTAAGAGAGTACTCTGCTGAAAAACATGCCTTTCTACAAAGCCAAATTGGCAACCCTGACGGTGAGCATAAACCTAATAAAGGAAATTATGACCCGAGAGTTTGGCTTAGACATGCTGAACAGTCATTTAAAGAGCGCTTAGTTTTGATCTGTAAAGATTTAAATAATATCAACTCGTTAGGTTAA